A stretch of the Macaca mulatta isolate MMU2019108-1 chromosome 14, T2T-MMU8v2.0, whole genome shotgun sequence genome encodes the following:
- the CTNND1 gene encoding catenin delta-1 isoform X9 — MANGTLTRRHQNGRFVGDADLERQKFSDLKLNGPQDHSHLLYSTIPRMQEPGQIVETYTEEDPEGAMSVVSVETSDDGTTRRTETTVKKVVKTVTTRTVQPVAMGPDGLPVDASSVSNNYIQTLGRDFRKNGNGGPGPYVGQAGTATLPRNFHYPPDGYSRHYEDGYPGGSDNYGSLSRVTRIEERYRPSMEGYRAPSRQDVYGPQPQVRVGGSSVDLHRFHPEPYGLEDDQRSMGYDDLDYGMMSDYGTARRTGTPSDPRRRLRSYEDMIGEEVPSDQYYWAPLAQHERGSLASLDSLRKGGPPPPNWRQPELPEVIAMLGFRLDAVKSNAAAYLQHLCYRNDKVKTDVRKLKGIPVLVGLLDHPKKEVHLGACGALKNISFGRDQDNKIAIKNCDGVPALVRLLRKARDMDLTEVITGTLWNLSSHDSIKMEIVDHALHALTDEVIIPHSGWEREPNEDCKPRHIEWESVLTNTAGCLRNVSSERSEARRKLRECDGLVDALIFIVQAEIGQKDSDSKLVENCVCLLRNLSYQVHREIPQAERYQEAAPNVANNTGPHAASCFGAKKGKGKKPIEDPANDTVDFPKRTSPARGYELLFQPEVVRIYISLLKESKTPAILEASAGAIQNLCAGRWTYGRYIRSALRQEKALSAIADLLTNEHERVVKAASGALRNLAVDARNKELIGKHAVPNLVKNLPGGQQNSSWNFSEDTVVSILNTINEVIAENLEAAKKLRETQGIEKLVLINKSGNRSEKEVRAAALVLQTIWGYKELRKPLEKEGWKKSDFQVNLNNASRSQSSHSYDDSTLPLIDRNQKSDKKPDREEIQMSNMGSNTKSLDNNYSTPNERGDHNRTLDRSGDLGDMEPLKGTTPLMDEGQESLEEELDVLVLDDEGGQVSYPSMQKI; from the exons ATGGCCAACGGCACACTCACCCGCCGGCATCAG AACGGCCGGTTTGTGGGCGATGCTGACCTTGAGAGACAGAAATTTTCAGATTTGAAACTCAACGGACCCCAG GATCACAGTCACCTTCTATATAGCACCATCCCCAGGATGCAGGAGCCGGGGCAGATTGTGGAGACCTACACGGAGGAGGATCCTGAGGGAGCCATGTCTGTAGTCTCTGTGGAGACCTCAGATGATGGGACCACTCGGCGCACAGAGACCACG GTCAAGAAAGTAGTGAAGACTGTGACAACACGGACAGTACAGCCAGTTGCTATGGGACCAGACGGGTTGCCTGTGGATGCTTCATCAGTTTCTAACAACTATATCCAGACTTTGGGTCGTGACTTCCGCAAGAATGGCAATGGGGGACCTGGTCCCTATGTGGGGCAAGCCGGCACTGCTACCCTTCCTAGGAACTTCCACTACCCTCCTGATGGTTATAGCCGCCACTATGAAGATGGTTATCCAGGTGGCAGTGATAACTATGGCAGTCTGTCCCGGGTGACCCGCATTGAGGAGCGGTATAGGCCCAGCATGGAAGGCTACCGGGCACCTAGTAGACAGGATGTGTATGGGCCCCAACCCCAGGTTCGGGTAGGTGGGAGCAGCGTGGATCTGCATCGCTTTCATCCAGAGCCTTATGGGCTAGAGGATGACCAGCGTAGTATGGGCTATGATGACCTGGATTATGGTATGATGTCTGATTATGGCACTGCCCGTCGGACTGGGACACCCTCTGACCCTCGTCGGCGCCTCAG GAGCTACGAAGACATGATTGGTGAGGAGGTGCCATCGGATCAATACTATTGGGCTCCTTTGGCCCAGCATGAGCGAGGAAGTTTAGCAAGCTTGGATAGCCTGCGCAAAGGAGGGCCCCCACCTCCTAATTGGAGACAGCCAGAGCTGCCAGAGGTGATCGCCATGCTTGGATTCCGCTTGGATGCTGTCAAGTCCAATGCAGCTGCATACCTGCAACACTTATGCTACCGCAATGACAAGGTGAAGACTGACGTGCGGAAGCTCAAGGGCATCCCAGTACTGGTGGGATTGTTAGACCATCCCAAAAAGGAAGTGCACCTTGGAGCCTGTGGAGCTCTCAAGAATATCTCTTTTGGACGTGACCAGGATAACAAGATTGCCATAAAAAACTGTGATGGTGTGCCCGCCCTTGTGCGATTGCTCCGAAAGGCTCGTGATATGGACCTTACTGAAGTCATTACCG GAACCCTGTGGAATCTTTCATCCCATGACTCAATCAAAATGGAGATTGTGGACCATGCACTGCATGCCTTGACAGATGAAGTGATCATTCCTCATTCTGGTTGGGAGCGGGAACCTAATGAAGACTGTAAGCCACGCCATATTGAGTGGGAATCGGTGCTCACCAACACAGCTGGCTGCCTTAG GAATGTAAGCTCAGAGAGGAGTGAAGCTCGCCGGAAACTTCGGGAATGTGATGGTTTAGTTGATGCCCTCATTTTCATTGTTCAGGCTGAGATTGGGCAGAAGGATTCAGACAGCAAG CTTGTAGAAAACTGTGTTTGCCTCCTTCGGAACTTATCATATCAAGTTCACCGGGAGATCCCACAGGCAGAGCGTTACCAAGAGGCAGCTCCCAATGTTGCCAACAATACTGGGCCACATGCTGCCAGTTGCTTTGGGGCCAAGAAGGGCAAAG GGAAAAAACCCATAGAGGATCCAGCAAATGACACAGTGGATTTCCCTAAAAGAACGAGTCCAGCTCGGG GCTATGAGCTCTTATTTCAGCCAGAGGTGGTTCGGATATACATCTCACTTCTTAAGGAGAGCAAGACTCCTGCCATCTTAGAAGCCTCAGCTGGAGCTATCCAGAATTTGTGTGCTGGGCGCTGGACG TATGGTCGATATATCCGCTCTGCTCTGCGTCAAGAGAAGGCTCTTTCTGCCATAGCTGACCTCCTGACTAATGAACATGAACGGGTGGTGAAAGCTGCGTCTGGAGCACTGAGAAACCTGGCTGTGGATGCTCGCAACAAAGAATTAATTG GTAAACATGCTGTTCCTAACTTGGTAAAGAATCTGCCAGGAGGACAGCAGAATTCCTCTTGGAATTTCTCTGAGGACACTGTGGTCTCTATTTTGAACACTATCAATGAGGTTATCGCCGAGAACTTGGAGGCTGCCAAAAAGCTTCGAGAGACACAGGGTATTGAGAAGCTGGTGTTGATCAACAAATCAGG GAACCGCTCAGAAAAAGAAGTTCGAGCAGCAGCACTTGTATTACAAACAATCTGGGGATATAAGGAACTGCGGAAGCCACTGGAGAAAGAAGGATGGAAGAAATCAGACTTTCAG GTGAATCTAAACAATGCTTCCCGAAGCCAGAGCAGTCATTCATACGATGATAGTACTCTCCCTCTCATTGACcggaaccaaaaatcag ATAAGAAACCTGATCGGGAAGAAATTCAGATGAGCAATATGGGATCAAACACAAAATCGCTAG ataaCAACTATTCCACACCAAATGAGAGAGGAGACCACAATAGAACACTGGATCGATCGGGGGATCTAGGCGACATGGAGCCATTGAAGGGAACAACACCCTTGATG GACGAGGGGCAGGAATCTCTGGAGGAAGAGTTGGATGTGTTGGTTTTGGATGATGAGGGGGGCCAAGTGTCTTACCCCTCCATG caGAAGATTTAG
- the CTNND1 gene encoding catenin delta-1 isoform X2: protein MDDSEVESTASILASVKEQEAQFEKLTRALEEERRHVSAQLERVRVSPQDANPLMANGTLTRRHQNGRFVGDADLERQKFSDLKLNGPQDHSHLLYSTIPRMQEPGQIVETYTEEDPEGAMSVVSVETSDDGTTRRTETTVKKVVKTVTTRTVQPVAMGPDGLPVDASSVSNNYIQTLGRDFRKNGNGGPGPYVGQAGTATLPRNFHYPPDGYSRHYEDGYPGGSDNYGSLSRVTRIEERYRPSMEGYRAPSRQDVYGPQPQVRVGGSSVDLHRFHPEPYGLEDDQRSMGYDDLDYGMMSDYGTARRTGTPSDPRRRLRSYEDMIGEEVPSDQYYWAPLAQHERGSLASLDSLRKGGPPPPNWRQPELPEVIAMLGFRLDAVKSNAAAYLQHLCYRNDKVKTDVRKLKGIPVLVGLLDHPKKEVHLGACGALKNISFGRDQDNKIAIKNCDGVPALVRLLRKARDMDLTEVITGTLWNLSSHDSIKMEIVDHALHALTDEVIIPHSGWEREPNEDCKPRHIEWESVLTNTAGCLRNVSSERSEARRKLRECDGLVDALIFIVQAEIGQKDSDSKLVENCVCLLRNLSYQVHREIPQAERYQEAAPNVANNTGPHAASCFGAKKGKGKKPIEDPANDTVDFPKRTSPARGYELLFQPEVVRIYISLLKESKTPAILEASAGAIQNLCAGRWTYGRYIRSALRQEKALSAIADLLTNEHERVVKAASGALRNLAVDARNKELIGKHAVPNLVKNLPGGQQNSSWNFSEDTVVSILNTINEVIAENLEAAKKLRETQGIEKLVLINKSGNRSEKEVRAAALVLQTIWGYKELRKPLEKEGWKKSDFQVNLNNASRSQSSHSYDDSTLPLIDRNQKSDKKPDREEIQMSNMGSNTKSLDNNYSTPNERGDHNRTLDRSGDLGDMEPLKGTTPLMQDEGQESLEEELDVLVLDDEGGQVSYPSMKI from the exons ATGGACGACTCAGAGGTGGAGTCGACCGCCAGCATCTTGGCCTCTGTGAAGGAACAAGAGGCCCAGTTTGAGAAGCTGACCCGGGCGCTGGAGGAGGAACGGCGCCACGTCTCGGCGCAGCTGGAACGCGTCCGGGTCTCACCACAAGATGCCAACCCACTCATGGCCAACGGCACACTCACCCGCCGGCATCAG AACGGCCGGTTTGTGGGCGATGCTGACCTTGAGAGACAGAAATTTTCAGATTTGAAACTCAACGGACCCCAG GATCACAGTCACCTTCTATATAGCACCATCCCCAGGATGCAGGAGCCGGGGCAGATTGTGGAGACCTACACGGAGGAGGATCCTGAGGGAGCCATGTCTGTAGTCTCTGTGGAGACCTCAGATGATGGGACCACTCGGCGCACAGAGACCACG GTCAAGAAAGTAGTGAAGACTGTGACAACACGGACAGTACAGCCAGTTGCTATGGGACCAGACGGGTTGCCTGTGGATGCTTCATCAGTTTCTAACAACTATATCCAGACTTTGGGTCGTGACTTCCGCAAGAATGGCAATGGGGGACCTGGTCCCTATGTGGGGCAAGCCGGCACTGCTACCCTTCCTAGGAACTTCCACTACCCTCCTGATGGTTATAGCCGCCACTATGAAGATGGTTATCCAGGTGGCAGTGATAACTATGGCAGTCTGTCCCGGGTGACCCGCATTGAGGAGCGGTATAGGCCCAGCATGGAAGGCTACCGGGCACCTAGTAGACAGGATGTGTATGGGCCCCAACCCCAGGTTCGGGTAGGTGGGAGCAGCGTGGATCTGCATCGCTTTCATCCAGAGCCTTATGGGCTAGAGGATGACCAGCGTAGTATGGGCTATGATGACCTGGATTATGGTATGATGTCTGATTATGGCACTGCCCGTCGGACTGGGACACCCTCTGACCCTCGTCGGCGCCTCAG GAGCTACGAAGACATGATTGGTGAGGAGGTGCCATCGGATCAATACTATTGGGCTCCTTTGGCCCAGCATGAGCGAGGAAGTTTAGCAAGCTTGGATAGCCTGCGCAAAGGAGGGCCCCCACCTCCTAATTGGAGACAGCCAGAGCTGCCAGAGGTGATCGCCATGCTTGGATTCCGCTTGGATGCTGTCAAGTCCAATGCAGCTGCATACCTGCAACACTTATGCTACCGCAATGACAAGGTGAAGACTGACGTGCGGAAGCTCAAGGGCATCCCAGTACTGGTGGGATTGTTAGACCATCCCAAAAAGGAAGTGCACCTTGGAGCCTGTGGAGCTCTCAAGAATATCTCTTTTGGACGTGACCAGGATAACAAGATTGCCATAAAAAACTGTGATGGTGTGCCCGCCCTTGTGCGATTGCTCCGAAAGGCTCGTGATATGGACCTTACTGAAGTCATTACCG GAACCCTGTGGAATCTTTCATCCCATGACTCAATCAAAATGGAGATTGTGGACCATGCACTGCATGCCTTGACAGATGAAGTGATCATTCCTCATTCTGGTTGGGAGCGGGAACCTAATGAAGACTGTAAGCCACGCCATATTGAGTGGGAATCGGTGCTCACCAACACAGCTGGCTGCCTTAG GAATGTAAGCTCAGAGAGGAGTGAAGCTCGCCGGAAACTTCGGGAATGTGATGGTTTAGTTGATGCCCTCATTTTCATTGTTCAGGCTGAGATTGGGCAGAAGGATTCAGACAGCAAG CTTGTAGAAAACTGTGTTTGCCTCCTTCGGAACTTATCATATCAAGTTCACCGGGAGATCCCACAGGCAGAGCGTTACCAAGAGGCAGCTCCCAATGTTGCCAACAATACTGGGCCACATGCTGCCAGTTGCTTTGGGGCCAAGAAGGGCAAAG GGAAAAAACCCATAGAGGATCCAGCAAATGACACAGTGGATTTCCCTAAAAGAACGAGTCCAGCTCGGG GCTATGAGCTCTTATTTCAGCCAGAGGTGGTTCGGATATACATCTCACTTCTTAAGGAGAGCAAGACTCCTGCCATCTTAGAAGCCTCAGCTGGAGCTATCCAGAATTTGTGTGCTGGGCGCTGGACG TATGGTCGATATATCCGCTCTGCTCTGCGTCAAGAGAAGGCTCTTTCTGCCATAGCTGACCTCCTGACTAATGAACATGAACGGGTGGTGAAAGCTGCGTCTGGAGCACTGAGAAACCTGGCTGTGGATGCTCGCAACAAAGAATTAATTG GTAAACATGCTGTTCCTAACTTGGTAAAGAATCTGCCAGGAGGACAGCAGAATTCCTCTTGGAATTTCTCTGAGGACACTGTGGTCTCTATTTTGAACACTATCAATGAGGTTATCGCCGAGAACTTGGAGGCTGCCAAAAAGCTTCGAGAGACACAGGGTATTGAGAAGCTGGTGTTGATCAACAAATCAGG GAACCGCTCAGAAAAAGAAGTTCGAGCAGCAGCACTTGTATTACAAACAATCTGGGGATATAAGGAACTGCGGAAGCCACTGGAGAAAGAAGGATGGAAGAAATCAGACTTTCAG GTGAATCTAAACAATGCTTCCCGAAGCCAGAGCAGTCATTCATACGATGATAGTACTCTCCCTCTCATTGACcggaaccaaaaatcag ATAAGAAACCTGATCGGGAAGAAATTCAGATGAGCAATATGGGATCAAACACAAAATCGCTAG ataaCAACTATTCCACACCAAATGAGAGAGGAGACCACAATAGAACACTGGATCGATCGGGGGATCTAGGCGACATGGAGCCATTGAAGGGAACAACACCCTTGATG CAGGACGAGGGGCAGGAATCTCTGGAGGAAGAGTTGGATGTGTTGGTTTTGGATGATGAGGGGGGCCAAGTGTCTTACCCCTCCATG AAGATTTAG
- the CTNND1 gene encoding catenin delta-1 isoform X7, with protein MANGTLTRRHQNGRFVGDADLERQKFSDLKLNGPQDHSHLLYSTIPRMQEPGQIVETYTEEDPEGAMSVVSVETSDDGTTRRTETTVKKVVKTVTTRTVQPVAMGPDGLPVDASSVSNNYIQTLGRDFRKNGNGGPGPYVGQAGTATLPRNFHYPPDGYSRHYEDGYPGGSDNYGSLSRVTRIEERYRPSMEGYRAPSRQDVYGPQPQVRVGGSSVDLHRFHPEPYGLEDDQRSMGYDDLDYGMMSDYGTARRTGTPSDPRRRLRSYEDMIGEEVPSDQYYWAPLAQHERGSLASLDSLRKGGPPPPNWRQPELPEVIAMLGFRLDAVKSNAAAYLQHLCYRNDKVKTDVRKLKGIPVLVGLLDHPKKEVHLGACGALKNISFGRDQDNKIAIKNCDGVPALVRLLRKARDMDLTEVITGTLWNLSSHDSIKMEIVDHALHALTDEVIIPHSGWEREPNEDCKPRHIEWESVLTNTAGCLRNVSSERSEARRKLRECDGLVDALIFIVQAEIGQKDSDSKLVENCVCLLRNLSYQVHREIPQAERYQEAAPNVANNTGPHAASCFGAKKGKGKKPIEDPANDTVDFPKRTSPARGYELLFQPEVVRIYISLLKESKTPAILEASAGAIQNLCAGRWTYGRYIRSALRQEKALSAIADLLTNEHERVVKAASGALRNLAVDARNKELIGKHAVPNLVKNLPGGQQNSSWNFSEDTVVSILNTINEVIAENLEAAKKLRETQGIEKLVLINKSGNRSEKEVRAAALVLQTIWGYKELRKPLEKEGWKKSDFQVNLNNASRSQSSHSYDDSTLPLIDRNQKSDKKPDREEIQMSNMGSNTKSLDNNYSTPNERGDHNRTLDRSGDLGDMEPLKGTTPLMQDEGQESLEEELDVLVLDDEGGQVSYPSMQKI; from the exons ATGGCCAACGGCACACTCACCCGCCGGCATCAG AACGGCCGGTTTGTGGGCGATGCTGACCTTGAGAGACAGAAATTTTCAGATTTGAAACTCAACGGACCCCAG GATCACAGTCACCTTCTATATAGCACCATCCCCAGGATGCAGGAGCCGGGGCAGATTGTGGAGACCTACACGGAGGAGGATCCTGAGGGAGCCATGTCTGTAGTCTCTGTGGAGACCTCAGATGATGGGACCACTCGGCGCACAGAGACCACG GTCAAGAAAGTAGTGAAGACTGTGACAACACGGACAGTACAGCCAGTTGCTATGGGACCAGACGGGTTGCCTGTGGATGCTTCATCAGTTTCTAACAACTATATCCAGACTTTGGGTCGTGACTTCCGCAAGAATGGCAATGGGGGACCTGGTCCCTATGTGGGGCAAGCCGGCACTGCTACCCTTCCTAGGAACTTCCACTACCCTCCTGATGGTTATAGCCGCCACTATGAAGATGGTTATCCAGGTGGCAGTGATAACTATGGCAGTCTGTCCCGGGTGACCCGCATTGAGGAGCGGTATAGGCCCAGCATGGAAGGCTACCGGGCACCTAGTAGACAGGATGTGTATGGGCCCCAACCCCAGGTTCGGGTAGGTGGGAGCAGCGTGGATCTGCATCGCTTTCATCCAGAGCCTTATGGGCTAGAGGATGACCAGCGTAGTATGGGCTATGATGACCTGGATTATGGTATGATGTCTGATTATGGCACTGCCCGTCGGACTGGGACACCCTCTGACCCTCGTCGGCGCCTCAG GAGCTACGAAGACATGATTGGTGAGGAGGTGCCATCGGATCAATACTATTGGGCTCCTTTGGCCCAGCATGAGCGAGGAAGTTTAGCAAGCTTGGATAGCCTGCGCAAAGGAGGGCCCCCACCTCCTAATTGGAGACAGCCAGAGCTGCCAGAGGTGATCGCCATGCTTGGATTCCGCTTGGATGCTGTCAAGTCCAATGCAGCTGCATACCTGCAACACTTATGCTACCGCAATGACAAGGTGAAGACTGACGTGCGGAAGCTCAAGGGCATCCCAGTACTGGTGGGATTGTTAGACCATCCCAAAAAGGAAGTGCACCTTGGAGCCTGTGGAGCTCTCAAGAATATCTCTTTTGGACGTGACCAGGATAACAAGATTGCCATAAAAAACTGTGATGGTGTGCCCGCCCTTGTGCGATTGCTCCGAAAGGCTCGTGATATGGACCTTACTGAAGTCATTACCG GAACCCTGTGGAATCTTTCATCCCATGACTCAATCAAAATGGAGATTGTGGACCATGCACTGCATGCCTTGACAGATGAAGTGATCATTCCTCATTCTGGTTGGGAGCGGGAACCTAATGAAGACTGTAAGCCACGCCATATTGAGTGGGAATCGGTGCTCACCAACACAGCTGGCTGCCTTAG GAATGTAAGCTCAGAGAGGAGTGAAGCTCGCCGGAAACTTCGGGAATGTGATGGTTTAGTTGATGCCCTCATTTTCATTGTTCAGGCTGAGATTGGGCAGAAGGATTCAGACAGCAAG CTTGTAGAAAACTGTGTTTGCCTCCTTCGGAACTTATCATATCAAGTTCACCGGGAGATCCCACAGGCAGAGCGTTACCAAGAGGCAGCTCCCAATGTTGCCAACAATACTGGGCCACATGCTGCCAGTTGCTTTGGGGCCAAGAAGGGCAAAG GGAAAAAACCCATAGAGGATCCAGCAAATGACACAGTGGATTTCCCTAAAAGAACGAGTCCAGCTCGGG GCTATGAGCTCTTATTTCAGCCAGAGGTGGTTCGGATATACATCTCACTTCTTAAGGAGAGCAAGACTCCTGCCATCTTAGAAGCCTCAGCTGGAGCTATCCAGAATTTGTGTGCTGGGCGCTGGACG TATGGTCGATATATCCGCTCTGCTCTGCGTCAAGAGAAGGCTCTTTCTGCCATAGCTGACCTCCTGACTAATGAACATGAACGGGTGGTGAAAGCTGCGTCTGGAGCACTGAGAAACCTGGCTGTGGATGCTCGCAACAAAGAATTAATTG GTAAACATGCTGTTCCTAACTTGGTAAAGAATCTGCCAGGAGGACAGCAGAATTCCTCTTGGAATTTCTCTGAGGACACTGTGGTCTCTATTTTGAACACTATCAATGAGGTTATCGCCGAGAACTTGGAGGCTGCCAAAAAGCTTCGAGAGACACAGGGTATTGAGAAGCTGGTGTTGATCAACAAATCAGG GAACCGCTCAGAAAAAGAAGTTCGAGCAGCAGCACTTGTATTACAAACAATCTGGGGATATAAGGAACTGCGGAAGCCACTGGAGAAAGAAGGATGGAAGAAATCAGACTTTCAG GTGAATCTAAACAATGCTTCCCGAAGCCAGAGCAGTCATTCATACGATGATAGTACTCTCCCTCTCATTGACcggaaccaaaaatcag ATAAGAAACCTGATCGGGAAGAAATTCAGATGAGCAATATGGGATCAAACACAAAATCGCTAG ataaCAACTATTCCACACCAAATGAGAGAGGAGACCACAATAGAACACTGGATCGATCGGGGGATCTAGGCGACATGGAGCCATTGAAGGGAACAACACCCTTGATG CAGGACGAGGGGCAGGAATCTCTGGAGGAAGAGTTGGATGTGTTGGTTTTGGATGATGAGGGGGGCCAAGTGTCTTACCCCTCCATG caGAAGATTTAG